The Polynucleobacter sp. JS-JIR-5-A7 region CAAAGAATACATTGACGCTGCTAAAGCTGCTGGTCCGGGTAAATTCAAAATGGGCGGAACCGGTTCTAAGCAAGAAGATCAAATCATTACCGTAGCCATTGAAAAAGCAACAGGCGCTAAATTTACCTACATTCCTTTCAAAGGGGGTGGCGATGTTGCTGTTCAGCTGGTTGGTAACCACGTTGATTCATCCGTGAACAACCCAATCGAGGCGGTAGCGCAGTGGCGTGCTAACAAATTACGTGCATTGTGCGTATTTGATGACACCCGCATGCCATACAAAGAAAAAATTACCGATACTCAATCATGGTACGACGTGCCGACTTGTAAAGAGGCAGGTGTAACAACTGACTACACCATGTTACGCGGTATTTTCATGGCTCCAGGTGTCACTCAAGAGCAGGTTGATTTTTATATCGATTTATTTAAAAAGGTACGTGCTACACCAGAGTGGAAAAAGTTCATGGCTGATGGGGCATTTAATCAGACATTTATGACGGGTAAAGAGTTTAGAAACTGGCTGACATTAAACGAAGCATTGCATAAGCAATTAATGACTGAAGCTGGCTTCTTGGCTAAGTAATTTGTGGAAATCTGATAGGGCCTCCATTGGGGGTCCTATTTTTTGAGTAAGTGCATTAATTAACCTTAATAAAAATATAAAAATGTCCGAACATACAAATAATACAAATCAAGACTCAGTTATTAGCATAAGAGCAATGGATGTGATTACCTCTATCTTGTTTCTTGCTGTAGGCTTGACAGTGATGATTGGCAGCCTTAAGTTGGGTGCTAGTTGGGGCGCTGATGGCCCGGAGGCTGGTTACTTTCCTTTCTATATCAGCTTGATCATCATGCTTTCTAGCACGGTTACTTTGTATCAAGCCGCCATCGTGAATAAGAAAAAGAAAACAGAAACGTTTGTTGAAAAAGAGCCGTTCAAGCAAGTCATGGCGGTGTTACTACCAGCGATTGTTTTTGTTCTAGGTGTGCAATTGATTGGTATCTATGTTTCTTCCGCTATCTATATTGCAATCTTTATGGTGTGGTTAGGAAAATACCCAATTTGGAAGGCGGTTGCTGTATCGATTGGAGTAAGTGCAGCCCTTTACCTCATGTTTGAATTCTGGTTCCAAGTTCCATTGCCACATGGCTCCTGGATTAATCCACTCGAGTTCGTAGGCGTGCAATAAAAAAGAATAACTATTAAAAAAGATTAGAAAAGAAGGAGTCCAAGTTGGAAGAAATTAATGCTCTATTCAACGGCTTTGCCGTTGCAATGACGCCCTTTAACTTATTGTTGATGCTCGTTGGCGTAACGCTCGGTGTGATCATCGGTGTGTTGCCAGGTTTGGGTGGCGCAAACGGAATTGCGATTCTGTTGCCATTGACTTTCACTATGCCGCCAACCTCTGCAATCATCATGCTTTCCTGTATTTATTGGGGCGCATTATTCGGCGGTGCAATTACATCGGTTCTATTTAATATTCCTGGCGAACCATGGTCGGTTGCGACAACCTTTGATGGTTATCCAATGGCTCGTAATGGTAAAGCTGGCGAGGCGCTGACTGCTGCATTCACATCTTCATTTGTAGGCGCTTTCTTTGCAATTGTGATGATTACTTTCTTGGCGCCGTTGGTAGCGAAGTTTGCGCTCCAATTTGGTCCGCCAGAATTCTTCTCGGTCTATCTGCTCACCTTCTGTAGTTTCGTAGGCATGAACAAAGGTTCGCCGTTTAAGACTATTTCTGCCATGATGCTCGGCTTCGCTCTGGCAACTGTTGGTATGGATACCGTTACCGGTCAATTGCGTTTGACGTTCGGTAATCCTGAGTTGATGCGTGGCTTTGACTTCTTGATCGCGGTGATTGGTTTGTTTGGTATTGGTGAGATTCTCCTCTCCATGGAAGAGGGCTTAGCATTCCAAGGTGCTGCAGCGAAGATTCGTGGCAAGGTTGTGCTCGAGACATGGAAGCAATTGCCTAAGTACTGGGCTACTTCATTACGCAGCTGTCTGATTGGTTGCTGGATGGGCATTACTCCAGGCGGCGCTACTCCTGCATCCTTCATGGCTTACGGCGTAGCCAAGCGCGTATCTAAAGACGGTGATAAGTTTGGTACTGGCAAGATGGAAGGTATTGTTGCGCCAGAAACAGCAGCTCACGCTGCAGGAACAGCAGCGCTCCTCCCAATGTTGTCCTTAGGCATTCCAGGTTCACCAACCGCAGCAGTGTTGCTTGGTGGTCTATTGATCTGGGGTCTACAACCTGGTCCATTACTCTTCGTTGAGAAACCAGACTTTGTTTGGGGATTGATAGCCAGTATGTACTTAGGTAACTTGGCTGGCTTGTTTGTGGTGTTAACTTGTGTGCCTTTGTTTGCCTCTATCTTGAGAATTCCATTCTCCATCATTGCACCAGTCATTATTGTGATTTGTGCGGTAGGTGCCTACACTGTTCACAATGCAATGTTTGACGTTTGGTTGATGCTCGGCTTTGGTGTGGTTGGTTATGTCTTTAAGAAATTAGACTACCCAATGGCGCCAATGGTTTTGGCCTTGGTATTGGGTGATCGCGCAGAAGACTCTTTCCGTCAGTCGATGTTGTTCTCACAGGGAAGCTTAGATATTTTCTTCTCTAACGCATTGGTGGGCGGCATTACATCCCTTGCATTAGTGCTTCTCTTCTGGCCATTGATTGGCAAGGTGATTGGCAAGAAAAAGGCTGCAGCAGCTTAAGAAGAAATACGCTAGAAAAAGCGATTTCCAGTAGAAAAGGGGCGCAAGCCCCTTTTTTCATGCAAAAGTCATAAATCCGATAAAATCCTACCAACATGAATTTCCGCAAAAACCACCTCATTCACTGGATTGCTGCAAGCGCAATCGCGATGAGTGCACTTGCCCCAGCCGTTTCACAAGCAGTATCGCTGGCAAAGCATGGTCAAGGTCTTACGATGGAGATTTGCTCTACTAGTGGCGCCAAGATGGAAATCAAGGTGCAGACAGATGACCAAGAGGTCGCTGATCAAGCGCAGCCCTGTCCATATTGTGTATCTCAGAACAGCATCGCCCCAGCTTTTAATACCAGCCTCACATTTGCAGCGCCAACATCAGTTGCGTTGCTTCCTCAGCTTTTCTATCAATCACCTAAGCCACTCGCAGTTTGGGTAACGCCTCCCTCAGCAGCACCTCCAGTACAAGCCTAAATACTTTTTAGGGCATAGCCTAGCTATGTAGTTGGCAACATAGTCGTAACTAAGTTGCCGTCATATTGTGTGGAGAAGTAAACCTTGTTGTACACAAAGAAAATCAGTGCATGCATTGTCATGTTATGGGCTTCAATCGTCATTAGTGCCCAGGCACAAGCACAGTTTGCTCCGCCGCCTAACTATGATCAAAAGTTGGCTGATATGGTTGTTACTGCAACAAAATCAGGAACCCTTCTGCGTGATATGACTCAGAACACCACAGTTTTGACTAAGGAAGAGTTAGAGATTTCACCCGATCAAACCATTGACCAAGTATTAAAGAACCAATCAAGCGTATTTTTGAATGATCAACCTTTTTATGAAAAGGATCCTACTGGTCAAAGTATTAACGTTCGTGGATTGGGAAATGCTAGAACATTGGTTTTGATTGACGGCGTTCCTGCCAATGATGCTATGTATGGAACTGTGCAATGGAATTTAGTTCCCATGTCAGCCATTCAAGATGTTGAATTTATCCGTGGCGGCGTTTCTAGTTTGTATGGAAATATGGGTATGGGTGGCGTGATTAATATTACAACCAAGCCTATTAGCGAAAATAAGGGGGAGATATCGGGAAGTATTGGTTCTTATGCCACTGGAACTGTAGCAGTGTCAAAAGAGTTGGCAATGAGTGACTCATTTAAATTGCGAGCTTCAGCTGATTATTTCAGTACCGAGGGATATCAGAATATTGCAACCATTTCTCCTTCTTCGCGGAGTGCGTTAAAGACGGGCATGGGTAATGAAAGTGCTGAAAATGCAAATTACAGATTGCAAGGGTCAGCAAAGCTCAGTCCAGATACAGATAGCTTTTTTAATCTTGGTCTGCATTCAATGTCAAACCTACCAACGGGCGGTTATAGTTTTGCAAGAAAATCCACTAACGAGATGACGCTTTCTGGAGGCTCAACCACAAGACTAAATTCTAGCGAGCAGGTTCAAGTAAATGCCTATTATGAGAACACCACATTGCAACAGCAAAATGTGAGCTCAAGCAATCCTTATATTAATGCTACGTTTCATAATCCCTATTATCAAGTTGGTGGATCGGGTCAATATACAAAAAATCTTCAGGATCAGGCAATTGATCAAGTGATTATGAGTGTGGATGCGAAGCAGTTATCGGCATCTAATTTTCAGAATAACTATGCCTCACCTGGTGCCGCAAATTACCAAACCAGTAAATTAGGGGCGCTGACCTCGCAGGTTGTTGCACAGGGCACCCAAAATTTTGCAGGTCTTTTAGGTCAAGTGAAATCAAATCTCAATACCATTCCTCTGCAGGCAACTTTATCGGCTAGGGTAGATAACTGGACTAGTCAGATCCCGACGAACTATACGCAAGCTGTTGGTGGCGCACAAGTCAGCACTGCTGTACCCAATCAATCCAAAACAAAACTAAGCCCAAATCTGGGTTTGTTATACCGCGTATCTAAGGAGTTGGATTTTAGGGCTGCAGCTTATCAGGCATTTCATGCTCCTGGTCTCAATAACTCTATCCGAAGTTATGGATCGGGCTCGAGCTATGTTGGTAATAATCCGTTCTTAACTCCAGAAAATATGACTGGATATGAGCTTGGATCTGACTATCGATGGAAGTCAGGATTTATTCAAGTTACTGGGTTTAATGCAAATGTTACTAATGCAATTGCTACCTACACCCTTTCAAGCAGTCAAATTGCTAGTACCTGTTCTCCAGTATGTAGTAGTGGCGCTAAATCGTATAGCAATGATCAATCACTTCGTAGTACTGGATTGGAGATGCAGGCACATTGGGATGTCAGCTCAAAATGGGCTACCGATCTTAGCTATACCTTAACCAAGGCAGTTTTAACTTCTACTTATGGAGCAATTGATACAGTCTTAAATCCTACGGGCGTGCAGATCGCTGGTACGCCTAGAAATATGGCAAGTGCAAATATCACTTACTATCCTATTTCAAAAACAAGCTTGACGACTTCAGTGCGCTATATTGGAAATTCTTGGTATGACACAGCCCATACTCTGCCAATTCCGGCGTATGCAGTATTGGGAGCGAGGGTGAACCATGAGTTGACTCCCAATACATCAGTTTATTTAAGTGCGGTAAATCTGTTGAATCGTAATTACATTACCTTTGGCTCTGGTTCTCAATATATTGCTGGTCAGCCTCAGACAATTACCGTTGGCGCACGTATCATCTTTTAATGATGAAATCCTATTTTTTTCTTTCGGCATGGTTAACTACATTAAGAGCCTTCTTAATAGGAGTGCTTTGTGTATGTGGTCGAGCAGAGGCCCAAATCGATCATTCATCTCCTATGGCGGCAGCAAAGATAAGCAATACTTGCCAAGGAGTTGGTTTGGAGTGCGCCAATGCAGCCACTCCATTTTTCGCTCTTGATGGCAAATTACTCCTGGCGTGGACTGCAAATGGAGTTGTATCAGTAGGGCAGTCATCTGATCTCGGAAAAACATGGATAGCGACTGTCAAAATTGTAGAGCATGGTAAGTCATTAGATACTGGTAGCGATGCCCGCCCCCAAATAGTGGCTGATAAACAGGACAATATATTTTTAGCCTATGCTTTTTTCAAAGACTCCCATTGGAATGCACAAATTAATACGGCTAGATCTACTGATGGCGGTAAATCTTTTACTGTTCCGGTATCCTTGGTTCAGGATAGTTCTAGTCAACGTTTCCCATCGGTATTGATCAGGCCGGATGACTCTATTTTTATTTCTTGGATAGATAAGCGCCTAGTAGTATCTGCCAAGCAGGGTGGTTCTAAACGTTTAGGCGGTTCAATTGCTTATTCATTTTCAAGTGATAGCGGAAAAACATTTAAAGCTGAGCAATTTGCGAATGAGAGTAGTTGTGAATGTTGTCGCATTGGTAGCGGTCTAGATCCACAAAACCAACCCGTGATTGTGTATCGAGCTATATTCCCAGGGGGTATTCGGGATCAAGCAAGCCAAGTTATTGCTACCAAAGGTGCTGAGCCAATTCGTCGAGTCGCAGATGATGATTGGAAGACCGATGCTTGTCCGCATCACGGTCCATCGATTGCAGTTTCTGGATCTGGCAAATTGCATGTCGCTTGGTATACCCAGGGAAATAAGCGCTCTGGTGTTTTTTATGCCAACTCTAGCAATCAAGGATTGAGTTATTCTGCGCCCGTCAGAATTGGAGCAGAAGGAGCGAACGTTTCTAGGCCTTATCTCTTAGCTTTGGGGCAACAGGTATGGTTAGTATGGAAAGAATTTGATGGAACCCACGCTTTGGTTTACATGAAACAATCTACTGATGATGGTAAAACGTGGAGTACTCCACAGATGATTTCTAAAACAAATGGGTATAGCGACCACCCCTTATTGATCAATCAAGGAGATACGGTATTTTTATCTTGGCTGACAAGAGTCGACGGGTATCAATTGATTCAGCTTGGACAAAAACAATGAGAAGATATTTATTCGCCTTAATCATTACTATTGGGTCGATAAACCTTGCCTTTGCTGATAAGGCAACCCTGAAGCCTTATCAAAGTGGTGAATGGTCTAATTTAGTGAAGAGTGCTAATGGCGCACCCATCGCCATTCATTTTTGGGGGGTTACCTGCCCGTCTTGTGTCAAGGAGATGCCGCAGTGGGGGCTGTTCGTGAAGAGTCATCCGAATGCAAAAATAATTTTTATTCAGGTTGATGATGTTTCACAAGACGCAATGAAAAAAATGCTGAGCAAAGCGGGCTTGGATAAAGTGAATAATTATTATGTCGCTGCGCCTTTTGATGAGCGCTTGCGTTA contains the following coding sequences:
- a CDS encoding sialidase family protein, with amino-acid sequence MMKSYFFLSAWLTTLRAFLIGVLCVCGRAEAQIDHSSPMAAAKISNTCQGVGLECANAATPFFALDGKLLLAWTANGVVSVGQSSDLGKTWIATVKIVEHGKSLDTGSDARPQIVADKQDNIFLAYAFFKDSHWNAQINTARSTDGGKSFTVPVSLVQDSSSQRFPSVLIRPDDSIFISWIDKRLVVSAKQGGSKRLGGSIAYSFSSDSGKTFKAEQFANESSCECCRIGSGLDPQNQPVIVYRAIFPGGIRDQASQVIATKGAEPIRRVADDDWKTDACPHHGPSIAVSGSGKLHVAWYTQGNKRSGVFYANSSNQGLSYSAPVRIGAEGANVSRPYLLALGQQVWLVWKEFDGTHALVYMKQSTDDGKTWSTPQMISKTNGYSDHPLLINQGDTVFLSWLTRVDGYQLIQLGQKQ
- a CDS encoding thioredoxin-like domain-containing protein; the encoded protein is MRRYLFALIITIGSINLAFADKATLKPYQSGEWSNLVKSANGAPIAIHFWGVTCPSCVKEMPQWGLFVKSHPNAKIIFIQVDDVSQDAMKKMLSKAGLDKVNNYYVAAPFDERLRYEIDPKWHGETPTTILIDKNGKASRKTGLINFQQLQSKLVTGD
- a CDS encoding TonB-dependent receptor produces the protein MLWASIVISAQAQAQFAPPPNYDQKLADMVVTATKSGTLLRDMTQNTTVLTKEELEISPDQTIDQVLKNQSSVFLNDQPFYEKDPTGQSINVRGLGNARTLVLIDGVPANDAMYGTVQWNLVPMSAIQDVEFIRGGVSSLYGNMGMGGVINITTKPISENKGEISGSIGSYATGTVAVSKELAMSDSFKLRASADYFSTEGYQNIATISPSSRSALKTGMGNESAENANYRLQGSAKLSPDTDSFFNLGLHSMSNLPTGGYSFARKSTNEMTLSGGSTTRLNSSEQVQVNAYYENTTLQQQNVSSSNPYINATFHNPYYQVGGSGQYTKNLQDQAIDQVIMSVDAKQLSASNFQNNYASPGAANYQTSKLGALTSQVVAQGTQNFAGLLGQVKSNLNTIPLQATLSARVDNWTSQIPTNYTQAVGGAQVSTAVPNQSKTKLSPNLGLLYRVSKELDFRAAAYQAFHAPGLNNSIRSYGSGSSYVGNNPFLTPENMTGYELGSDYRWKSGFIQVTGFNANVTNAIATYTLSSSQIASTCSPVCSSGAKSYSNDQSLRSTGLEMQAHWDVSSKWATDLSYTLTKAVLTSTYGAIDTVLNPTGVQIAGTPRNMASANITYYPISKTSLTTSVRYIGNSWYDTAHTLPIPAYAVLGARVNHELTPNTSVYLSAVNLLNRNYITFGSGSQYIAGQPQTITVGARIIF
- a CDS encoding DUF2946 family protein, which gives rise to MNFRKNHLIHWIAASAIAMSALAPAVSQAVSLAKHGQGLTMEICSTSGAKMEIKVQTDDQEVADQAQPCPYCVSQNSIAPAFNTSLTFAAPTSVALLPQLFYQSPKPLAVWVTPPSAAPPVQA
- a CDS encoding tripartite tricarboxylate transporter permease, with the protein product MEEINALFNGFAVAMTPFNLLLMLVGVTLGVIIGVLPGLGGANGIAILLPLTFTMPPTSAIIMLSCIYWGALFGGAITSVLFNIPGEPWSVATTFDGYPMARNGKAGEALTAAFTSSFVGAFFAIVMITFLAPLVAKFALQFGPPEFFSVYLLTFCSFVGMNKGSPFKTISAMMLGFALATVGMDTVTGQLRLTFGNPELMRGFDFLIAVIGLFGIGEILLSMEEGLAFQGAAAKIRGKVVLETWKQLPKYWATSLRSCLIGCWMGITPGGATPASFMAYGVAKRVSKDGDKFGTGKMEGIVAPETAAHAAGTAALLPMLSLGIPGSPTAAVLLGGLLIWGLQPGPLLFVEKPDFVWGLIASMYLGNLAGLFVVLTCVPLFASILRIPFSIIAPVIIVICAVGAYTVHNAMFDVWLMLGFGVVGYVFKKLDYPMAPMVLALVLGDRAEDSFRQSMLFSQGSLDIFFSNALVGGITSLALVLLFWPLIGKVIGKKKAAAA
- a CDS encoding tripartite tricarboxylate transporter TctB family protein; this encodes MSEHTNNTNQDSVISIRAMDVITSILFLAVGLTVMIGSLKLGASWGADGPEAGYFPFYISLIIMLSSTVTLYQAAIVNKKKKTETFVEKEPFKQVMAVLLPAIVFVLGVQLIGIYVSSAIYIAIFMVWLGKYPIWKAVAVSIGVSAALYLMFEFWFQVPLPHGSWINPLEFVGVQ
- a CDS encoding tripartite tricarboxylate transporter substrate binding protein → MKFKRALISTTLALGVVGVSPAFAAWEPNKPVEFIIPAGPGGGADQMARMIQGIITKNNLMKQAVIPVNKGAGAGAEGFLAMKEAKGDPNKIVITLSNLFTTPLATGVPFNWQDITPVAMLALDQFVLWDNAEKPYKTAKEYIDAAKAAGPGKFKMGGTGSKQEDQIITVAIEKATGAKFTYIPFKGGGDVAVQLVGNHVDSSVNNPIEAVAQWRANKLRALCVFDDTRMPYKEKITDTQSWYDVPTCKEAGVTTDYTMLRGIFMAPGVTQEQVDFYIDLFKKVRATPEWKKFMADGAFNQTFMTGKEFRNWLTLNEALHKQLMTEAGFLAK